Proteins from one Mesorhizobium sp. M9A.F.Ca.ET.002.03.1.2 genomic window:
- a CDS encoding GntR family transcriptional regulator: protein MARRTNLSSPGTGKPERIATVLEHEIRSGVLGFGDRLQSENELVQRFSVSRNTIRKGLEELSSRGLITTKVGIGSFVTFDGMPVDDAVGWSRALANAGANADTRTLRLEVMQDAELAARLGVESPFFIAVDRVRTNAEDGHAISIERSRLPLSPELEDVPLRGLREGSLHQTLRGAGLVPDHGEEWVDIEMLSAEDAAILDCSPGAPFLRTRRLTRAADGRAIEFVTSLLNPAHFALHLEF from the coding sequence ATGGCGCGCCGCACCAATCTATCGTCTCCCGGAACGGGCAAGCCGGAGCGGATCGCAACCGTCCTCGAACACGAGATCCGCTCCGGCGTGCTCGGTTTCGGCGACCGCCTGCAGAGCGAGAACGAGCTCGTCCAGCGCTTTTCCGTCAGCCGCAACACCATCCGCAAGGGGCTTGAGGAATTGTCTAGCCGCGGGCTGATCACCACCAAGGTCGGCATCGGCTCGTTCGTCACCTTCGACGGCATGCCGGTCGACGACGCCGTCGGCTGGTCGCGGGCGCTGGCCAATGCCGGCGCCAATGCCGACACACGCACGCTTAGGCTCGAAGTCATGCAGGATGCCGAACTTGCCGCCAGGCTCGGCGTCGAAAGCCCTTTCTTCATCGCCGTTGACCGTGTCCGCACCAACGCTGAAGACGGCCATGCCATCTCGATCGAGCGCAGCCGATTGCCGCTGTCGCCCGAACTGGAGGACGTGCCGTTGCGCGGCCTGCGCGAAGGCTCACTACACCAGACGCTGCGTGGGGCGGGGCTTGTCCCCGATCATGGCGAGGAGTGGGTCGATATCGAGATGCTGAGCGCCGAGGACGCGGCCATTCTCGACTGTTCGCCTGGCGCGCCGTTCCTGCGCACGCGGCGGTTGACGCGCGCCGCCGACGGTCGCGCCATCGAGTTTGTCACAAGCCTGCTCAATCCCGCGCATTTCGCCCTTCACCTGGAGTTCTGA
- a CDS encoding DUF2934 domain-containing protein, translating to MTDDRQERIRRRAHTIWEQAGRPDGAHQQHWDQATAEIDSEEGKPKAKAAQPKKPAAKASGDTKPKTARPRKA from the coding sequence GTGACGGACGACAGGCAGGAACGCATTCGTCGGCGGGCCCACACAATTTGGGAACAAGCCGGTCGGCCCGACGGCGCGCATCAGCAGCACTGGGACCAGGCCACTGCTGAGATCGACAGTGAGGAGGGCAAGCCAAAAGCGAAGGCGGCTCAGCCGAAAAAGCCGGCCGCCAAGGCCAGCGGGGACACCAAGCCAAAAACTGCCCGGCCGCGCAAGGCGTAA
- a CDS encoding DUF1236 domain-containing protein, with amino-acid sequence MKIHLVPAAAGLVLLAGVGVATADQVIVTPEQQTVIREYVDRQPLASISLLGVELNVGSTLPDTVELHPIDVPDVEYRYVIVDDHTVLVDPGTRRIVQVID; translated from the coding sequence ATGAAAATCCACCTTGTTCCTGCCGCCGCCGGGCTAGTTCTGCTCGCCGGTGTCGGCGTGGCCACCGCAGACCAGGTGATTGTTACGCCCGAGCAGCAGACAGTCATCCGCGAATATGTGGACAGGCAGCCGCTGGCGTCGATTAGCCTTCTGGGAGTGGAGCTCAATGTCGGTTCCACCTTGCCCGATACGGTTGAACTTCATCCGATTGATGTTCCCGACGTCGAATACAGATACGTAATCGTCGACGATCACACCGTGCTGGTCGATCCCGGCACGCGCAGGATCGTGCAGGTCATCGACTGA
- a CDS encoding N-acetylmuramidase family protein, which translates to MDTTFKGTARRLTDLDLPRLGARIGVGEDEIHAFLDVETSGHGFDAQGRPIILFEPHVLFRNLSGAARAQAVAAGLAYPRWGEKPYPRDSYPRLKAAIAIDETAALRSASWGLGQVLGENFKAAGFLTVQAMVEAMMEDEESQLLAAVNFIKFHKLDIALRKHDWAGFAKGYNGSGYRKNAYDTKLANAYRKWSRIKDTPWPPAAAPMPPQPAPAPVPAPQPPKPVTPPASAPMPTPAAKPSPISEYVERNWLWRLILASIGVIFSWKGK; encoded by the coding sequence ATGGATACAACGTTCAAGGGCACCGCCAGGCGCCTCACCGATCTCGATCTGCCGAGGCTTGGCGCCAGGATCGGCGTCGGCGAGGATGAGATCCACGCCTTTCTCGATGTCGAGACCAGCGGGCATGGCTTCGACGCCCAGGGCCGGCCGATCATCCTGTTCGAGCCGCATGTCCTTTTCCGCAACCTGTCGGGGGCGGCGCGGGCGCAAGCTGTCGCAGCCGGCCTTGCCTATCCCCGGTGGGGTGAAAAGCCTTATCCCCGGGACAGCTACCCGCGCCTGAAAGCGGCTATCGCGATCGACGAGACGGCGGCGCTCAGATCGGCGTCGTGGGGGCTGGGCCAGGTTCTCGGCGAGAATTTCAAGGCGGCCGGCTTCCTCACCGTGCAGGCCATGGTCGAAGCCATGATGGAGGACGAGGAAAGCCAGCTCCTGGCTGCGGTGAACTTCATCAAGTTCCACAAGCTCGATATTGCTCTTCGCAAGCACGATTGGGCGGGTTTCGCGAAGGGCTACAACGGATCGGGCTACAGGAAAAACGCCTACGACACCAAGCTGGCCAATGCCTATCGCAAATGGTCGCGCATCAAGGATACGCCGTGGCCGCCTGCCGCGGCGCCTATGCCTCCCCAGCCCGCTCCGGCTCCTGTCCCGGCTCCGCAGCCGCCGAAGCCCGTCACGCCGCCCGCATCGGCCCCTATGCCCACGCCAGCGGCAAAGCCAAGCCCTATCTCCGAATACGTTGAACGCAACTGGCTGTGGCGGCTGATCCTGGCGAGCATCGGCGTAATCTTCTCCTGGAAAGGCAAATGA
- a CDS encoding acyltransferase: MILYGRCSRMRIFSTILALRRRFWSWIATGAAKENATIGPRTRFGAGAEIFNIHGDRSRVSIGADSHLDGHLQVFAHEGRIEIGDWFFLGAGSTVWSSDPIGIKIGKRVLVSSGVVIHDTNSHPMDPEKRFEQTRAIFKAGHPRIDPGIRSAPVTIGDDVWIGTGAMIMKGVTVGDRAIISAGAIVRSDVPSDALVPPGRPVK; encoded by the coding sequence ATGATCCTGTATGGCAGATGTTCGCGAATGCGCATCTTCTCCACCATCCTCGCTCTTCGCCGCCGTTTTTGGTCGTGGATCGCTACGGGCGCTGCAAAGGAGAATGCTACCATCGGACCGCGAACCCGGTTCGGTGCCGGGGCTGAAATCTTCAACATCCACGGCGACCGATCACGGGTTTCGATTGGCGCGGACAGCCATTTGGACGGACATTTGCAGGTATTCGCACACGAGGGTCGCATCGAGATCGGCGACTGGTTCTTCCTTGGTGCTGGCTCGACGGTCTGGTCCTCAGACCCAATCGGCATCAAGATTGGCAAGCGAGTGCTTGTTTCTTCAGGTGTCGTGATCCACGATACAAACTCTCATCCAATGGATCCAGAAAAGCGTTTCGAGCAAACGAGGGCCATCTTTAAAGCGGGTCATCCGCGTATTGATCCTGGCATCCGCTCGGCTCCGGTGACGATCGGTGATGATGTCTGGATTGGCACCGGTGCCATGATCATGAAAGGCGTGACCGTTGGCGATCGGGCGATAATTTCTGCCGGCGCCATCGTGCGATCGGATGTCCCGTCCGACGCCTTGGTGCCGCCTGGCCGACCAGTGAAATGA
- a CDS encoding SGNH/GDSL hydrolase family protein, translating into MTGEREPVRLATTANIILRGLQVIDGAPCEVDDRVLVKDQADRRQNGIYTASEGEWFRAADARTARTLQKGTTVHTQVGTVNADRVFEFTADEPVLGSDAITIVPFVPPDIERVVEEVEALKDVTVAAADAAAGSAMTAATNAGLTAADRLETAAAVVATAANVAATGTNLASAQAARDASLYGKGIFPTIAAAIGFGVVGSGAITAGSGGTNGTFDLAFTGGAGSGAAGRFVVAGGALTQILITAPGSYTVAPSFSFAASAGLAEAAAAVVLGRNVDVGEYFWTEVSTGVLGLHSVTAGPVATDTGGRAATSDLISNVYSLAMIEGLSILTARLTEAAGSVSPSVYRPYSFVSGDMIEHVVVAKAGERSALQLIHNGAGAVYIANFNLEEGVVSSSSGANIVSTAITDLGSGWYECKAVVLVAANVTNNVQTRMSSAGVLPYTADGMSGMYIRSIVLRKQGETANLFPSSDPVAESFTKQGATVTTTTSPYEPALIPLPPLVDELDVLIRGRMTASKLVEMTGPGSPSVWQAKSVVSGDSIVWRVIAKKAERHRLNLFSNSGASVNCTFDLDLGTAIGTGASILALGNGWYECTVEAAATATSGANWQNRIFPIAGGHPYVGDGASGLYVQRSELSINGGPNVFFSSEDLSTSSWAKSAGATVVPDAALYLGLLSDPASAGGDAYDDGSAALVGKKLVALGSSITAQGQYTSVLAEQTGMVLTNLGVGGAALGASTTGYPSYGIYNAIGGVPADTEIVTLEAGINDFGAQEVTLGALNDTTTATFYGALFAAVTAIRAQAPSAKIIFMTPYSGGPGHATHKILRVNGQGNTLDQFMQAVRDVANLTGWPRIDVGGESGIGYFTSALYMSDELHINAAGGLRHGTFDVEEFRRLSRRGFFGA; encoded by the coding sequence TTGACCGGCGAACGCGAACCCGTGCGTCTGGCGACCACGGCCAACATCATCCTTCGTGGCCTGCAGGTCATCGACGGCGCGCCGTGCGAGGTTGACGACCGCGTGCTGGTCAAGGACCAGGCCGACCGGAGACAGAACGGCATCTACACGGCGAGCGAAGGCGAATGGTTCCGCGCCGCCGACGCCCGCACTGCCCGCACCTTGCAAAAGGGGACGACGGTTCACACCCAGGTCGGGACGGTCAATGCCGACCGGGTGTTTGAATTTACGGCCGACGAGCCGGTGCTGGGCAGCGATGCCATCACCATTGTCCCTTTCGTGCCGCCTGATATCGAGCGGGTTGTCGAGGAAGTCGAAGCGCTGAAGGATGTGACAGTTGCGGCTGCCGATGCCGCCGCCGGCAGCGCCATGACAGCCGCCACCAATGCCGGCCTGACCGCCGCCGACCGCCTCGAAACGGCTGCCGCCGTGGTTGCGACAGCGGCCAATGTCGCCGCCACGGGCACTAACCTGGCCAGCGCCCAGGCAGCGCGCGACGCGTCTTTATATGGCAAAGGCATCTTTCCGACGATCGCGGCGGCGATCGGCTTTGGCGTCGTCGGCAGCGGTGCGATCACGGCGGGCTCCGGTGGCACCAACGGCACCTTCGATCTGGCGTTTACCGGCGGCGCCGGCTCGGGTGCCGCAGGCCGCTTCGTGGTGGCGGGTGGCGCGCTGACGCAAATCCTGATCACGGCGCCCGGCTCCTATACGGTGGCGCCGAGCTTCAGCTTCGCGGCGTCGGCGGGATTGGCGGAAGCGGCCGCTGCAGTCGTGCTCGGCAGGAATGTTGATGTTGGCGAATATTTCTGGACGGAGGTTTCAACAGGTGTCCTTGGCCTTCACAGTGTAACGGCTGGACCGGTTGCGACGGATACGGGAGGCAGGGCGGCAACGTCCGACCTGATTTCGAACGTCTATAGCTTAGCGATGATCGAAGGCCTTAGTATTCTGACCGCCCGGCTCACAGAGGCCGCAGGGTCGGTAAGCCCATCCGTCTACCGACCCTACTCTTTTGTGTCGGGCGACATGATCGAGCACGTGGTTGTTGCCAAGGCTGGAGAGCGAAGTGCCCTGCAGCTTATCCATAATGGTGCCGGTGCGGTCTACATAGCCAACTTCAATCTCGAAGAAGGTGTCGTCTCAAGTAGCTCGGGCGCGAATATCGTCAGCACGGCCATCACCGATCTCGGCTCCGGATGGTACGAGTGCAAGGCCGTCGTTCTTGTCGCCGCCAACGTTACGAATAATGTCCAGACCCGCATGTCTTCCGCTGGCGTCCTTCCATACACGGCCGACGGAATGAGCGGCATGTACATTCGCAGCATTGTGCTGCGCAAGCAGGGCGAGACCGCCAACCTGTTTCCGAGCAGCGACCCGGTCGCCGAAAGCTTTACCAAGCAGGGCGCGACGGTTACCACCACGACCAGCCCGTATGAACCGGCCCTGATCCCCCTGCCTCCGCTCGTCGACGAACTCGACGTGTTGATCAGAGGCCGTATGACGGCATCGAAACTTGTCGAAATGACCGGCCCGGGCAGTCCTTCCGTCTGGCAGGCCAAGTCGGTGGTCAGCGGCGATAGTATCGTTTGGAGGGTCATAGCCAAGAAGGCCGAGCGTCATCGCCTCAACCTGTTCTCCAACTCCGGAGCGAGCGTCAACTGCACCTTCGATCTCGACCTCGGAACGGCAATCGGAACCGGAGCTAGCATCCTCGCTTTGGGCAATGGCTGGTACGAATGCACGGTGGAGGCGGCAGCGACGGCCACGTCTGGCGCCAACTGGCAGAACCGCATTTTCCCCATCGCCGGCGGACACCCGTATGTCGGCGATGGTGCGTCCGGGCTTTACGTTCAGCGGTCAGAACTTAGCATCAACGGCGGACCGAATGTCTTCTTCTCTTCGGAGGACCTGTCCACCTCTTCTTGGGCGAAGAGCGCAGGCGCCACGGTCGTCCCGGATGCCGCCCTGTATCTGGGGCTTCTCTCGGACCCGGCCAGCGCTGGCGGAGACGCATACGACGATGGTTCTGCTGCTCTCGTAGGCAAGAAGTTGGTAGCCCTTGGCTCCAGCATCACGGCTCAAGGGCAATACACCAGCGTTTTGGCCGAACAGACTGGAATGGTTCTCACCAATCTCGGCGTCGGCGGCGCGGCGCTGGGCGCCAGCACAACTGGGTATCCGAGCTATGGCATTTACAACGCCATAGGCGGCGTCCCGGCCGACACCGAAATCGTGACGCTTGAAGCCGGCATCAACGACTTTGGGGCGCAAGAGGTCACGCTCGGCGCACTCAACGATACCACGACCGCCACCTTCTATGGGGCGCTCTTCGCCGCGGTAACTGCCATACGAGCGCAGGCACCGTCTGCTAAGATCATCTTCATGACACCCTACAGCGGTGGGCCTGGCCACGCCACCCACAAGATTTTGAGGGTCAACGGCCAGGGCAACACGCTCGATCAATTCATGCAGGCAGTGCGGGATGTCGCTAATCTGACCGGCTGGCCGCGCATCGATGTCGGCGGCGAAAGCGGTATCGGCTACTTCACCTCGGCGCTTTATATGTCGGACGAGCTCCACATCAATGCGGCGGGCGGGCTGCGGCACGGAACGTTCGATGTCGAGGAGTTTCGCCGTCTGTCGCGTCGGGGCTTCTTCGGAGCCTAG